The nucleotide sequence GATGATCGTGGTGGAAGCCGGCTAGAACGTTGCAGCTGATCCGGGCCTGGGTCAGCGCCTTGCTCACAGCCGCGGTCAGGCCCACAGCCTCCAGCGCCGAGTGGACCTCGAGGGTGATCCAGGCCGCCACGAAGTCGTAGGGCAGGTCCAGCGCGTCCGCCTCGGCCCGGGGCAGGACCACGGTGAGCCCCTCGGCTTCCCGAACGGCGGCCTCGATGTGCCCGGCGAGCGGCCTGCCATGCGGCCAGAGAACGTAGACGTACTCCCCTTTCCGGAGCACCGGATGCATCGAGGCAAGGAGAGTCTGGAGGTTCTTTTCACCCGTCATGCAGCCAGTCTAGGGGTGCGCCAGGGCACAGCCGGGAAAGCCGGGACACAACGAAGCGGCCGTTCCCCGGAAAGGGGAACGGCCGCCGTCGTTATTTTTTTACTTGGCCTCGGCCGTGACCGGGTCCTTGGCGCCGCCCTGGGCAGGGGCGGCGGACTTCTCAGCCGGAGCCTTTTCGACCGGAGCCGGCGCGGCGGGGGCCGCGGGCTTGGGCGCCGGGGTGGCAGCGGCCACGAAGGCGCCGCGCGGGTTGTCCAGGTCCAGCAGCTGCGTGGTGTCGCGGCCTGCGAAGAAGCTCAGGATCCAGTTGAAGACCACCCGGAACTTGCGCTCGAACGTCGGCATTGCCATGCCGTGGTAGCCGCGGTGTGCCAGCCAGGCGAGAGGGCCTTTGAGCCCGATGCGGCCGAACAGGTTGATGTTGGCAACGCCCTTCCACTCACCGAAGCCGGCCACAGCACCGAGGTTCTTGTGCTTGTAGTCAACGAGCGGCTTGTCCCAGCGGGAAGCCCACAGGTTCTTGGCGAGGCGCTTGGCCTGGCGCAGCGCGTGCTGGGCGTTGGGGACGCAGGTGCCGTCCGGGAGGCCGCCACCCGACAGGTCGGGAACTGCGGCGATGTCGCCGGCAGCCCATGCGTTGTCGATGATGCCCTCGTCACCCCCGATGCGCAGGTCCGGCAGGACGCGGACGCGGCCGCGCGGCTCCAGCGGGAAGTCGGTGGAGCGGACCATCGGGTTGGCCTGGACACCGGCGGTCCACACGAGGGTGTCGGTCTCGAATTCCTGGGCCGGCGTCTTGTCCGGCAGGTTGATGAGCTTGAGGGAGCCCTCGGCATTGTCCAGCGAGGTGTTCAGCAGGACCTCGATGCCGCGGCTGCGGAGGTGCTCCACAACCCACTCGGCCTGCGGCGCGGTGACCTCGGGCATGATGCGGCCCATGGCCTCGACGAGGACGAAGCGGACTTCCTCCTGCTTGACGCGCGGGTTGTTGCGGACCGCGGCGCGGGCGAGGTCTTCCATTTCGGTGATGCACTCGATGCCGGCGAAGCCGCCACCCACCACCACGAAGGTCAGGGCACGGGCGCGTTCAGCGGGGTCCGTCATGGTGGAACCGCGCTCGATGCGGTCGAGGACCTTGTTGCGCAGCGCAACGGCTTCCTCGATGGTCTTCAGGCCGATGCCCTTGTCCGCCAGGCCCTTGATCGGGAACGTGCGGGTGATGGCGCCGGCGGCAAGCACGACGTCGAAGTACGGGACCTCGAAGTTCTCGCCGCCGTCAGCCGGGGCAACCACTGCCGTGCGGTTGGCGTGGTCGATGGAGAGGACGCGGCCCTGGATGAGCTCGGTCTGCTTGAGGTGCTGGCGGTGCGAGACCACTGCGTGGCGGGCCTCGATGTTTCCGCCGGCAACTTCCGGCAGGAAGGGCTGGTAGGTCATGTAGGGCAGCGGATCGACGACGGTGACGATGCCGCCTGCGTTCGCGATCTTCTTCTGCAGTTTGAGGGCTACGTAGAGGCCGACGTACCCGCCGCCGACGACGAGCACACGCGGACGATCCTGGAGCTGTGGGGTGGTTGCCATAGCTCCAGAGTACAGTACTTTGTGAAAATCTTCACTAACTGGTGCGGTCGGCCCGGTCCACCCTTGTCAGCGTATCGGTGTCCGGCTCCTCTGGACCGCCGCCTGATGCCCGGTAGGCGCGGCGCAGCTGCACCGCTCCTGCCACAATGATGGCTACAAAAAGCGCACCGAAACCGATGACCACGGCCGCGGGCAGCGCACTGTCCAGCTGCGACGGAGGCACGGCCACCGGCACGGTCGCCGAGGGCAGCGTGGCCTGCGCGGCGGGCGCCGTGGACGAGGGCTCGGGAGCGGGCGTAGCGAGGTTGCCGCGCCGGTGGACGCGGATCCAGTCCGCGATGGAACCCAGCGGGTTTGCTTTCGTTTCTGCGACGTCTTCCTTGAGCGCCGCCTCCGCGTTGAGGACGCCGAAGCCGTACAGCGGGTCCTTGCCGGGCGCGCCTTCGTCCTTGGCAGTGGAGACAATCCTGTTGATGACCTGCTCGGCGCTCATCTCCGGCCACTTGGAACGGATCAGGGCAGCAACTCCGGAGACGATGGGGGTGGCGCCGGACGTGCCGGCCCATTCCGCGTAGCTGCCGCCGGGCAGTCCGCCGGCCAGCTTCTCGGCCGGCGCGGCCACGCCGATGCTGATGCCCTGGGAGGAGGAGTCGGTGCTCGCCCGTCCGGTCCGGTCCACGCCGGCGACGGTCAGCACACCGGGGATGGTGGCCGGGGCCCCCACCTGCACGTTGCCGCCCACCCGGTTGCCGGCCGCGGCCACGATGACCACGTCCTTCTGCTCGGCGTACAGGAACGCTGCGTCCCAGCTTTGCGGCCACTCCGGCGAGGTGCTTCCCAGCGAAATATTGATGACCTTGGCGCCGTTGTCTACGGCCCAGCGCACAGCCTCCGGGATCTGGTCCTGGTCGCTCTTGCCACCCGGGTTGGGTGATCCGAGCCAGGTGGAGACGGAAAGGATCTGGGCTTCAGGGGCCACGCCCATGATGCCGTCCGGCCTGCCCTTGGCTGCTGCAGTGGCGCTCGGCGAAGGCTTGGCGCTGGCCGTGGCCTTCTTCGGCGGCTGGTGCCCGCGGCCCGCGAGCATGGTGGCCACGAGGGTGCCGTGCTCGGGCTTGGCGCCGATGCTCTTCTCACCGTCGGGATCGCCGGCGCCGGAGACGTCGTGGCCGCCGGCCAGCACGCCCTTGAGGTCAGGATGGTTGCCGTCGACACCGCTGTCGATCACCGCCACCTTCACGTTGGCGCCCTTGGAGACCTCCCACGCCTTGGTGATGCCGGCTTCCTTGAGCCAGTATTCCCTGTCCCGCCAGGAGTCGGCCTGCGCGGCCGGGGCGGTGGCGACGGCGGACGCGGCGATGCCGCCGGCAAGCACCGCGGACAGAAGGGCCGAGACCGTCCGGCGCAGCCGGGCTGTTGCTCTGGTCATTCAGGATCCAATACTTGGTTTAGCTTTGTGCCGCGGCACTCAGGGCAATTCCGTCCAGAATATCGTGCTCGCTGGCCGTGGCCGTAATGATGCGTCCGGCGCTGAGCTCGCCCATCCGGGTAAGGATGCGCCGCCAGACCAAGGCACCGGCTCCGATGACGTCCACCCGGCCGGGATGCATGTAGGGCAGTTCCGCCCGCTGGGCCCGCGGCATCTGCAGCAGGTCGGTGGCGGCGGCCTGTACGGCGGCAATGGACAGTTCGGCGCCGTGGATGGCTGCCGGCAGGTATTCGGGCAGCCTGAGCGCGTGCGCCGTGATGGTGGTGATGGAACCGGCAACCCCGACGACGGCGGTGCTGCGTTCCAGCGGAACGTCCAGTCGCGCTTCGGCGATGGCGGCGTCGACGTCGGCCTCCGCGGCGGCGATCTGTTCGGCCGTGGGCGGGTCCGCCGTGAGGTGGCGTTCGGTCAGCCGGACGCAGCCGATGTCCACGGAGCGGGCGGCGATCA is from Arthrobacter sp. QXT-31 and encodes:
- a CDS encoding S8 family serine peptidase, with product MTRATARLRRTVSALLSAVLAGGIAASAVATAPAAQADSWRDREYWLKEAGITKAWEVSKGANVKVAVIDSGVDGNHPDLKGVLAGGHDVSGAGDPDGEKSIGAKPEHGTLVATMLAGRGHQPPKKATASAKPSPSATAAAKGRPDGIMGVAPEAQILSVSTWLGSPNPGGKSDQDQIPEAVRWAVDNGAKVINISLGSTSPEWPQSWDAAFLYAEQKDVVIVAAAGNRVGGNVQVGAPATIPGVLTVAGVDRTGRASTDSSSQGISIGVAAPAEKLAGGLPGGSYAEWAGTSGATPIVSGVAALIRSKWPEMSAEQVINRIVSTAKDEGAPGKDPLYGFGVLNAEAALKEDVAETKANPLGSIADWIRVHRRGNLATPAPEPSSTAPAAQATLPSATVPVAVPPSQLDSALPAAVVIGFGALFVAIIVAGAVQLRRAYRASGGGPEEPDTDTLTRVDRADRTS
- a CDS encoding Ppx/GppA phosphatase family protein yields the protein MTRVAAIDCGTNSIRLLIADIDHSNGATRLTDIVREMRVVRLGQGVDATGELAPEALERTFAATADYAELIREYQARKVRFVATSASRDARNRQLFVDGIRNLIGVEPEVITGDEEAALSFAGASSVLPISAEDKVLVVDLGGGSTEFVLGDANGVIAARSVDIGCVRLTERHLTADPPTAEQIAAAEADVDAAIAEARLDVPLERSTAVVGVAGSITTITAHALRLPEYLPAAIHGAELSIAAVQAAATDLLQMPRAQRAELPYMHPGRVDVIGAGALVWRRILTRMGELSAGRIITATASEHDILDGIALSAAAQS
- a CDS encoding NAD(P)/FAD-dependent oxidoreductase, producing the protein MATTPQLQDRPRVLVVGGGYVGLYVALKLQKKIANAGGIVTVVDPLPYMTYQPFLPEVAGGNIEARHAVVSHRQHLKQTELIQGRVLSIDHANRTAVVAPADGGENFEVPYFDVVLAAGAITRTFPIKGLADKGIGLKTIEEAVALRNKVLDRIERGSTMTDPAERARALTFVVVGGGFAGIECITEMEDLARAAVRNNPRVKQEEVRFVLVEAMGRIMPEVTAPQAEWVVEHLRSRGIEVLLNTSLDNAEGSLKLINLPDKTPAQEFETDTLVWTAGVQANPMVRSTDFPLEPRGRVRVLPDLRIGGDEGIIDNAWAAGDIAAVPDLSGGGLPDGTCVPNAQHALRQAKRLAKNLWASRWDKPLVDYKHKNLGAVAGFGEWKGVANINLFGRIGLKGPLAWLAHRGYHGMAMPTFERKFRVVFNWILSFFAGRDTTQLLDLDNPRGAFVAAATPAPKPAAPAAPAPVEKAPAEKSAAPAQGGAKDPVTAEAK